From a single Anomaloglossus baeobatrachus isolate aAnoBae1 chromosome 4, aAnoBae1.hap1, whole genome shotgun sequence genomic region:
- the TMED9 gene encoding transmembrane emp24 domain-containing protein 9, producing the protein MLPQLPVRFWCYRKMAAAWLLLLAACMGPATSLYFHIGETEKKCFIEEIPDETMVIGNYRTQLYDKQREEYLPATPGLGMFVEVKDPDDKVILSRQYGSEGRFTFTSHTPGEHQICLHSNSTKFSLFAGGMLRVHLDIQVGEHANNYEEIAAKDKLNTLQLRVRQLIEQVEQIQKEQNYQRWREERFRQTSESTNQRVLWWSIAQTMILVAIGIWQMRHLKSFFEAKKLV; encoded by the exons ATGCTACCTCAGCTTCCGGTGAGGTTTTGGTGTTACAGGAAGATGGCTGCTGCCTGGCTGCTCCTGCTCGCCGCCTGTATGGGCCCGGCTACCTCCCTCTACTTCCACATAGGCGAGACCGAGAAGAAGTGTTTTATAGAGGAGATTCCGGACGAAACCATGGTGATAG GTAATTATCGCACCCAGCTATATGACAAGCAGAGGGAGGAGTACTTACCGGCTACACCTGGCCTTGGCATGTTTGTAGAAGTGAAGGACCCAGATGATAAA GTCATCCTTTCTCGGCAGTACGGATCAGAGGGACGCTTCACCTTCACTTCCCACACCCCAGGAGAACACCAGATATGTCTACATTCAAACTCCACCAAGTTTTCTCTCTTTGCCGGAGGGATGTTG AGAGTTCACCTTGACATCCAAGTTGGAGAGCATGCCAATAATTATGAAGAGATCGCTGCCAAGGACAAACTGAACACGTTACAGCTGCGCGTACGACAACTGATAGAGCAAGTGGAACAGATTCAGAAGGAACAAAACTACCAAAGG TGGCGGGAGGAGAGATTCCGACAGACAAGTGAAAGCACCAACCAGCGTGTCTTGTGGTGGTCCATTGCTCAGACAATGATACTTGTGGCTATTGGGATCTGGCAGATGAGGCATTTGAAGAGTTTCTTTGAAGCCAAAAAATTGGTGTAA